In Oryzias melastigma strain HK-1 linkage group LG10, ASM292280v2, whole genome shotgun sequence, a single window of DNA contains:
- the LOC112153027 gene encoding uncharacterized protein LOC112153027, which produces MSIFSIVEFQDEETCQGQRLVDIIPSCWFTDENNTDCFWPSGLSINVTKAVKQQVHPDASWKTCCVRVLGHADTYSDARRKLVRAETASDLQTDHDIPKKRQKRPFKKPQVLSSEDETDISDKDELPPSPPHGLGRKKVLVYKPQLTPRASGSGEVLNDQSPRMAPRARSTIINPRVQNPNMTPNIHIPSLDSSVQSPNATSSVSKTPSFTSSNEHGPMFVKLLTLLEEVKDTQRQHGKMLNALLQQKAAVPISQPPEGAVFPMTTTEDVEAMNEKLADTEFMSAVVAMVGDIGGSSLDDATRRMMGFLMSNELALQYNLFGRHGKNKFRQLRLFDLFYGAVKKNSITRSVSQKEVEKALSKWFIGARDRGGNRALRAQRELQKQPDGAFSQEQ; this is translated from the exons ATGTCCATCTTCAGCATTGTGGAGTTTCAAGATGAAGAAACATGTCAAGGACAGCGCCTTGTGGATATAATTCCATCATGTTGGTTCACAGATGAGAACAACACCGATTGTTTTTGGCCTTCGGGCTTGAGTATCAATGTCACTAAAGCCGTGAAGCAGCAAGTCCACCCAGATGCCTCGTGGAAGACATGCTGTGTGAGAGTACTTGGACATGCAG ATACATATTCAGATGCAAGACGGAAACTTGTGCGAGCGGAGACTGCATCTGATCTTCAAACTGACCATGACATTCCGAAAAAACGCCAAAAAAG GCCATTCAAAAAACCCCAAGTTCTTTCAAGCGAAGATGAGACTGACATAAGCGACAAGGACGAACtgcctccttctcctccacatGGTTTGGGTAGAAAAAAAGTCCTAGTCTATAAACCCCAACTCACCCCTAGAGCTAGCGGTTCTGGGGAGGTTCTGAATGATCAAAGTCCCAGGATGGCTCCCAGAGCCAGAAGCACCATCATTAATCCCAGAGTCCAAAACCCAAATATGACCCCCAATATCCACATCCCCAGTCTGGACTCAAGTGTTCAAAGCCCCAATGCCACTTCAAGTGTAAGCAAGACTCCATCCTTCACTAGCAGCAATGAACATGGTCCAATGTTTGTAAAGTTGCTAACCTTACTTGAAGAAGTCAAGGACACTCAAAGGCAACATGGGAAAATGCTGAACGCATTGCTACAGCAAAAAGCAGCGGTGCCAATCTCACAACCTCCTGAGGGTGCCGTTTTTCCAATGACAACAACTGAAGATGTCGAGGCCATGAACGAGAAACTGGCCGATACAGAGTTCATGTCAGCAGTC gtTGCCATGGTTGGAGACATTGGGGGCTCTTCTCTGGACGATGCAACGAGAAGGATGATGGGCTTCCTGATGTCCAACGAGTTGGCTCTTCAATACAACCTATTTGGACGTCATGGAAAGAACAAGTTCCGCCAGCTGCGTCTTTTTGACCTATTTTAtg GGGCAGTGAAGAAAAATTCAATCACGCGCTCCGTCAGCCAAAAGGAAGTGGAGAAGGCCCTCTCCAAATGGTTTATTGGAGCTCGTGACAGGGGGGGAAACCGTGCTCTACGGGCTCAACGAGAGCTACAAAAACAACCTGATGGAGCTTTCTCTCAGGAACAGTAG